A window from Primulina huaijiensis isolate GDHJ02 chromosome 11, ASM1229523v2, whole genome shotgun sequence encodes these proteins:
- the LOC140988918 gene encoding uncharacterized protein isoform X2, with product MKLIGCAISSKKREEANACNGEHYEPQTPKKKLCDIQEDDEEFHISSPKLLSRTTSRISPLTGSITPTSAEFYASFTKTSPNGTPPTPSTPKEQAFLSKATSRRSTTPIFFSQSAVRRKPQPIEKKLECTLEELCVGSVKKIKITRDVISNTGFLVEEEEILMIRVKPGWKKGTKITFEGKGDERPGTLPADIIFVIDEKRHPLFKREGDDLELGVEVPLVQALTGCTIPVPLLGGGHITLSIDDIIYPGYEKTIPGQGMPKSKEEGMRGDLRLKFLVEFPEELSDEQRSEVVSILEECS from the exons ATGAAGCTTATAGGGTGT GCTATTAGCTCCAAGAAAAGAGAAGAAGCCAATGCCTGCAATGGAGAGCATTATGAACCACAAACGCCAAAGAAAAAGTTATGTGATATtcaagaagatgatgaagaatTTCACATTTCTAGTCCTAAGCTGCTTTCTCGTACCACAAGCCGGATCAGCCCTTTAACAGGAAGCATAACGCCTACATCAGCCGAGTTCTATGCATCATTTACTAAAACTAGTCCGAATGGCACTCCTCCGACTCCTAGCACACCAAAAGAACAAGCGTTTCTATCAAAAGCCACAAGCCGTCGAAGCACAACCCCGATTTTCTTTTCACAATCAGCTGTTCGGAGAAAACCTCAACCAATAGAGAAGAAGCTTGAATGCACGCTTGAAGAGTTGTGCGTTGGAAGTGTTAAAAAGATCAAGATCACGAGGGATGTCATCTCAAATACCGG gTTCCttgttgaagaagaagagatACTAATGATAAGAGTGAAGCCAGGATGGAAAAAAGgaacaaaaatcacatttgaaGGGAAAGGAGACGAGAGACCGGGCACTCTCCCAGCTGACATAATCTTCGTAATCGATGAGAAAAGGCACCCACTTTTCAAACGGGAAGGCGACGATTTGGAACTAGGAGTTGAGGTCCCATTGGTGCAGGCCCTCACAGGATGCACAATTCCTGTCCCCCTTTTAGGAGGAGGGCATATAACCTTGTCAATAGATGATATTATATATCCCGGATACGAAAAGACTATCCCGGGACAAGGCATGCCTAAATCCAAAGAAGAAGGGATGAGAGGTGACCTTAGACTCAAGTTTCTGGTTGAATTTCCCGAAGAATTGAGCGATGAACAACGTTCGGAAGTCGTAAGTATTTTAGAAGAATGTTCTTGA
- the LOC140988446 gene encoding transcription factor bHLH160-like, with product MSSLPLSNAYGISNIDSEFLSHFDPLDDSLQTYQEIFRPSTANGQPYCATNLTGIRERKIDSEAVFEDEQQNLARKQEGTSGKGLKMKRISSPNLKKMKRKSKNSNCKEAATLEQSGAQEGTSVAKKMDHNAKERIRRMKINASFLAIQALLPDSRRSKKRWSAPSIVDRVLKYIPELQNEIQELDSKKQSYEQHESSSKNNENPTSNLDEDRSITISRVDRNEAIVQICMPRNGERKVSVFANMLRKVEDEGYFINSASTLGVGESRICHHLHIQVNGNLSEDEDYVGELREKLLSWLR from the exons ATGTCAAGTTTACCTCTTAGTAATGCTTACGGCATCAGTAACATCGATTCTGAATTCCTGAGCCATTTTGATCCATTGGATGATTCATTGCAAACATATCAAGAAATATTTCGGCCATCGACCGCGAATGGTCAGCCTTACTGTGCGACTAACTTAACCGGTATTCGGGAAAGGAAGATTGATTCGGAAGCGGTTTTTGAAGATGAGCAACAAAATTTGGCGAGAAAACAAGAAGGGACATCGGGTAAGGGCTTGAAAATGAAGAGAATCAGCAGCCCTAATCTCAAGAAAATGAAGCGAAAGAGTAAAAATAGTAATTGTAAGGAAGCTGCAACATTGGAGCAAAGTGGTGCGCAGGAAGGGACATCGGTTGCAAAGAAGATGGACCATAATGCCAAGGAGAGAATCAGAAGGATGAAGATTAACGCATCCTTCCTCGCTATACAAGCATTGCTTCCCGATTCCAGACGATCAAAG AAGAGGTGGAGTGCACCATCAATAGTGGATAGAGTACTGAAATACATCCCAGAGCTGCAGAATGAGATCCAAGAATTGGATTCCAAGAAACAAAGCTACGAGCAACATGAATCATCCTCGAAAAACAATGAAAATCCCACTTCAAATCTTGATGAAGATCGCTCCATTACCATTTCTAGAGTCGATCGAAACGAAGCAATCGTCCAAATTTGCATGCCAAGAAATGGTGAACGAAAGGTTTCGGTGTTCGCTAATATGCTGCGGAAAGTGGAAGACGAAGGATACTTTATCAACAGTGCTTCGACACTTGGTGTGGGCGAGAGTAGAATCTGCCACCATCTGCATATCCAG GTTAATGGAAACTTGTCTGAAGATGAAGACTATGTGGGAGAATTGAGAGAAAAGTTGCTTTCTTGGCTAAGatga
- the LOC140988918 gene encoding uncharacterized protein isoform X1, giving the protein MGDPPKSPPPNFYGILGISRTASLSDVGKAYKSLVTKWHPDRNPSNKAEAEAKFSSINEAYRAISSKKREEANACNGEHYEPQTPKKKLCDIQEDDEEFHISSPKLLSRTTSRISPLTGSITPTSAEFYASFTKTSPNGTPPTPSTPKEQAFLSKATSRRSTTPIFFSQSAVRRKPQPIEKKLECTLEELCVGSVKKIKITRDVISNTGFLVEEEEILMIRVKPGWKKGTKITFEGKGDERPGTLPADIIFVIDEKRHPLFKREGDDLELGVEVPLVQALTGCTIPVPLLGGGHITLSIDDIIYPGYEKTIPGQGMPKSKEEGMRGDLRLKFLVEFPEELSDEQRSEVVSILEECS; this is encoded by the exons ATGGGAGATCCTCCAAAGTCACCTCCGCCGAATTTTTACGGAATTCTTGGAATTTCAAGAACTGCATCCCTCTCTGATGTTGGCAAAGCATATAAATCACTTGTAACAAAATGGCATCCAGATAGAAATCCATCGAACAAAGCCGAAGCAGAAGCCAAGTTTAGCTCCATCAATGAAGCTTATAGG GCTATTAGCTCCAAGAAAAGAGAAGAAGCCAATGCCTGCAATGGAGAGCATTATGAACCACAAACGCCAAAGAAAAAGTTATGTGATATtcaagaagatgatgaagaatTTCACATTTCTAGTCCTAAGCTGCTTTCTCGTACCACAAGCCGGATCAGCCCTTTAACAGGAAGCATAACGCCTACATCAGCCGAGTTCTATGCATCATTTACTAAAACTAGTCCGAATGGCACTCCTCCGACTCCTAGCACACCAAAAGAACAAGCGTTTCTATCAAAAGCCACAAGCCGTCGAAGCACAACCCCGATTTTCTTTTCACAATCAGCTGTTCGGAGAAAACCTCAACCAATAGAGAAGAAGCTTGAATGCACGCTTGAAGAGTTGTGCGTTGGAAGTGTTAAAAAGATCAAGATCACGAGGGATGTCATCTCAAATACCGG gTTCCttgttgaagaagaagagatACTAATGATAAGAGTGAAGCCAGGATGGAAAAAAGgaacaaaaatcacatttgaaGGGAAAGGAGACGAGAGACCGGGCACTCTCCCAGCTGACATAATCTTCGTAATCGATGAGAAAAGGCACCCACTTTTCAAACGGGAAGGCGACGATTTGGAACTAGGAGTTGAGGTCCCATTGGTGCAGGCCCTCACAGGATGCACAATTCCTGTCCCCCTTTTAGGAGGAGGGCATATAACCTTGTCAATAGATGATATTATATATCCCGGATACGAAAAGACTATCCCGGGACAAGGCATGCCTAAATCCAAAGAAGAAGGGATGAGAGGTGACCTTAGACTCAAGTTTCTGGTTGAATTTCCCGAAGAATTGAGCGATGAACAACGTTCGGAAGTCGTAAGTATTTTAGAAGAATGTTCTTGA